The nucleotide window TATGTCCCAGATAAGTAAGCAACCACCACAGCCTAGAAGCCATCGTCCCATGTTGACTATCATATGCGACAACAGTCGTATCCTCATCGATACCGGCATCAGAAAGCTTATCAATAAACAATTCTAAGTCCGGCAGGGGATGACGTCCACCGTAAGTGCCAACCGGTCCCGACAAATCGCGCTCTAGATGCATATACAAAGCATTTACAATGTGTTCTTCTTGATATGCCTCTTCCCCGTCCCCAGCATTTGCAAGATTAAAACGACAATCTATAATGCGAACAGATTCATCCTGCAGATGCTTCTTTAGCCAGGTTGCTTCTACTGTATACTGCATGCCATTCACTCCTGACGATTCAGACGTTCTACATATTCCTTTACCATTTCAAGCGTTACATATTTACGCTCAGGTACTACTCCATCTTTAGCAAACATATTAATTTCTTTTGTCACAGCATTGATTGCATCTACCGAAAATGGTTGATTATTTCTACACAACATCACTGCTGTTTCAATCGCTGCTTCTCGGCGCGCTTCGAGCTGCAGAAACTCGCTAACTGCTGCCTGCTGTTTTTTTGAATGTGCTGTAATCGCCTTATGTACTTCCATTTCCTTCACCTCTTATAAGTCTATAGCAAGACGAATCATATCGCGGCAATGTATCCCATTTTCCACAATTTCTTCATCATAGTGCCTAGTAAAATAATTATGCTCGATTCCTATCATACGAAAACCGCTTTTTTGATACAAGGCCAATTGACTGATGCTTGAATTTCCTGTTCCAATTTCAAGTTTGTACATACCTTGTCTACGAGCCATTTGGATCGCATGCATTAGTAGTTGCTTGCCAATACCTTGTCCTTGGTGTTCATCGACAACTGCAATATTCATAATCTCCATGGTACGCGGACGTGTTTCTAAGAGTATATATGCACCGACCACCTGCTCAACTGACACAGCAATAAATAATGTTCCGCGTTCTAAATATGTCCTAATTTGTGCTTCGCTCGGATCAGCCAACAACAGCAAGTCCATGGGTACTTGTGCTGATTTTTTTATGATAATCTCTTTCATCTCCCCATCCTTTCCTGTTCTAAACTTTTCAATCAGCCAATATGTAATACAAAGGGGGGATAAGCAATGACCGAACATGACAACAAGAATAAATGCAATATTATCGCGATTGACGGTGGAAAAGGAAAAGAAAAGCATACAGAAAAATATGCAACTTTAATTATGGAAGGAAAAACGTATGAATTAACTTCCTTTATCTTATCCGGCGAAACCCCTGAAGGAAAGCGACTTGTGCTTTCGCATATGGTATCCACAGATGAATACGCCGGACTTGTTAAAACACTGGATATGGTATTGCAAAAACGCATTGAACGCTTATTTTTTTCCTAGCTCTGACCTTGGTCAGAGCTATTATATCATGTTTAGCTCTTTCTCTAACCCTTTTCGAATCTTTTCAATTTGCTCTTTTGTATGTTCGTATGAAATTACGTCCACATTGTCTGACAACGCATGAAGCAAACCCTCAAAGTAGGCTGCTATATCCGTTTCTAACTCCTCCTTGAGTTGCTGCCAAGCATTTTTCCATTCCTTCGTATAATGCTGCCTTAGCTGCTCTGCTTCTTCTTCTATATAGCGGGACGCCTCAGGTTCTAACACATTCTTCATTTCTTCTTGGAACAGTGCTTTCTCATTTTTCTCAAAAAAGCTTTTTGCATTTTTAAAGTATGTCATGGCCTTCTTAAAACGTATTGGTTCCATCTCTAGAAAAGGCTCGCCTTGCTCGGAAGGTTTATATGATCGACTGTGCTCGGAAAATCCTATACCTGGATGAATTGCT belongs to Ectobacillus sp. JY-23 and includes:
- a CDS encoding YpbS family protein, with the protein product MEVHKAITAHSKKQQAAVSEFLQLEARREAAIETAVMLCRNNQPFSVDAINAVTKEINMFAKDGVVPERKYVTLEMVKEYVERLNRQE
- a CDS encoding N-acetyltransferase; amino-acid sequence: MKEIIIKKSAQVPMDLLLLADPSEAQIRTYLERGTLFIAVSVEQVVGAYILLETRPRTMEIMNIAVVDEHQGQGIGKQLLMHAIQMARRQGMYKLEIGTGNSSISQLALYQKSGFRMIGIEHNYFTRHYDEEIVENGIHCRDMIRLAIDL
- a CDS encoding DUF3931 domain-containing protein, whose amino-acid sequence is MTEHDNKNKCNIIAIDGGKGKEKHTEKYATLIMEGKTYELTSFILSGETPEGKRLVLSHMVSTDEYAGLVKTLDMVLQKRIERLFFS